A stretch of Pseudomonas taetrolens DNA encodes these proteins:
- a CDS encoding TetR/AcrR family transcriptional regulator: protein MRVSKAQAQANREHIVETASELFRERGFDGVGVADLMAAAGFTHGGFYKHFGSKADLMAEASSNSLDRSLASAEALDIQGFIDIYVSRAHRDGRGTGCTMAALCGDAARQPDELKAAFAEGIECTLQTLAEKDPSSPDAAPADARAKMIEMFAQAVGAIILSRACPDDAPLADEILEVCHARMTASMSVQSETDPQRG, encoded by the coding sequence GTGAGAGTGAGCAAGGCCCAGGCGCAGGCAAACCGCGAGCACATCGTCGAGACGGCTTCAGAGCTGTTTCGCGAGCGTGGTTTTGACGGCGTAGGCGTGGCCGACCTTATGGCGGCTGCCGGATTCACCCACGGAGGTTTCTACAAACATTTCGGCTCGAAGGCTGATTTGATGGCCGAAGCCTCCAGCAATAGCCTTGACCGGTCGCTGGCCAGTGCCGAAGCGCTCGATATTCAGGGTTTTATCGATATCTATGTGTCGAGGGCTCACCGCGACGGGCGTGGCACTGGCTGCACCATGGCTGCGTTGTGTGGCGACGCTGCGCGCCAGCCGGACGAGCTGAAAGCGGCGTTTGCCGAGGGGATAGAGTGCACCCTGCAGACGCTGGCTGAAAAAGACCCGTCGTCGCCCGATGCAGCACCCGCAGACGCGAGAGCGAAGATGATCGAGATGTTCGCGCAGGCGGTAGGCGCGATTATTCTGTCGCGGGCCTGTCCGGATGACGCGCCGCTGGCTGATGAAATCCTCGAGGTTTGCCACGCCAGAATGACGGCATCGATGTCTGTTCAATCGGAGACCGACCCGCAGAGGGGATAG
- a CDS encoding tRNA (adenine(22)-N(1))-methyltransferase, translating to MNEHTLSRRLERVAAQMPVGAHLADIGSDHGYLPVALIRRGAIARAVAGEVALTPFRSAERTVRETGLEQQISVRLASGLAAIEPQDAITAISLCGMGGETIRDILDSGKARLSGQERLILQPNGGEQPLRQWLMDNGYCILHEEVLRENRFDYEIIVAERAGPVLYSARELYFGPLLMQARSPAFLLKWQRLLRLKQQTLNNFARAQQAVPEDKVQDLSRQARWISELLA from the coding sequence TTGAACGAACACACTTTGTCCCGGCGTCTGGAGCGGGTGGCGGCGCAGATGCCAGTCGGTGCACATCTGGCCGATATCGGCTCTGACCACGGCTACCTGCCGGTGGCCTTGATCCGCCGTGGTGCGATTGCGAGAGCGGTGGCGGGCGAGGTGGCGCTGACGCCGTTCCGTTCGGCCGAGCGCACCGTGCGTGAGACGGGCCTGGAGCAGCAGATCAGCGTGCGCCTGGCCAGTGGCCTGGCGGCGATCGAACCGCAAGACGCCATCACCGCGATCAGCCTCTGCGGCATGGGCGGCGAGACCATCCGTGACATCCTCGACAGCGGCAAGGCGCGCCTGAGCGGGCAGGAACGGTTGATCCTGCAGCCCAATGGGGGCGAGCAGCCCTTGCGCCAATGGTTGATGGACAATGGCTACTGCATCCTCCATGAAGAAGTGCTGCGCGAAAACCGCTTCGACTATGAAATCATCGTCGCCGAGCGCGCCGGGCCGGTGCTGTACAGCGCCAGGGAACTCTACTTCGGCCCGCTGTTGATGCAGGCCCGCAGCCCGGCCTTTCTGCTCAAGTGGCAGCGTCTGCTGCGCCTGAAGCAGCAGACCCTGAACAACTTCGCCCGGGCGCAGCAGGCCGTGCCCGAGGACAAGGTTCAGGACCTCTCCCGGCAAGCGCGGTGGATCTCCGAGCTGCTGGCCTGA
- a CDS encoding methyl-accepting chemotaxis protein encodes MFLQKSLRAQILALLSGSLLAMLLIALACFHFLSNGIQQYATLIEGPLRTSQLIDEANLQFKVQVQEWKNVLLRGKQPADLDKYWRQFEARQNDVQGILGELIGIADIEPPLKARIERLRDEHRLLGMAYLKGREAYVAAGADATAGDTAVKGVDRAASEQMSELVHALRQQGVEQSKRISASADRTVLLGIIVMLASGLLIGVLSLWLVNRHLVTPIRALIEYVAQLSQGRFAERVVSGRQDELGTLAAAANTLRDFLAETFSRLQVSAKDLDSASSELKAIASLMAGGTNEQFSRTDQVATAMTEMSATAQEVARHAADAAHAADDADQSARQGEKVMQGTIDLITRMRSEIASTATVIHRLETDSGRIGKVLEVIRGIAEQTNLLALNAAIEAARAGEAGRGFAVVADEVRSLAQRTAESIIEINQIIHIVQTGAVEAAQAIESGQSRSEESVEQVTLAGVMLERITQAVEAIRDMNRQIATAAEEQTSVAEDISRNLTEITSIASTNLDNVQRTEAASHHLHELSGQLNQVTDRLSA; translated from the coding sequence ATGTTTCTGCAAAAATCCCTGAGAGCGCAAATTCTTGCCCTGTTGAGCGGGAGTCTGCTGGCAATGCTGTTGATCGCCCTGGCGTGTTTTCACTTTCTGTCGAACGGCATACAGCAGTACGCAACGCTGATCGAGGGTCCGCTGCGCACGTCTCAATTGATCGATGAAGCCAACCTGCAATTCAAGGTGCAGGTTCAGGAATGGAAAAACGTGCTGCTGCGCGGCAAACAACCCGCCGATCTGGACAAGTACTGGAGGCAGTTTGAAGCACGGCAGAACGATGTGCAGGGCATCCTGGGTGAACTGATCGGAATAGCGGATATCGAGCCCCCCCTCAAGGCCCGCATCGAACGCTTGCGTGACGAGCACCGCTTGCTGGGTATGGCCTACCTGAAGGGGCGTGAGGCCTATGTGGCCGCAGGCGCCGATGCAACGGCCGGTGACACCGCCGTCAAGGGCGTGGACCGTGCCGCCAGCGAGCAGATGAGCGAACTGGTCCATGCGTTGCGCCAGCAAGGTGTCGAACAATCGAAACGGATCAGCGCCAGCGCCGATCGCACGGTGTTGCTGGGGATCATCGTGATGCTTGCTTCTGGTCTGCTGATCGGTGTGTTGAGCCTGTGGCTGGTCAACCGCCATCTGGTCACACCGATTCGCGCGTTGATTGAATACGTGGCGCAACTTAGCCAAGGCCGCTTCGCCGAACGCGTGGTCAGCGGCCGCCAGGATGAACTGGGTACATTGGCCGCCGCCGCCAACACCCTTCGCGACTTTCTCGCCGAGACCTTCAGCCGTTTACAGGTCAGCGCCAAGGATCTGGACAGCGCCAGCAGTGAGCTGAAAGCCATCGCCAGCCTGATGGCCGGTGGCACCAACGAGCAGTTCAGCCGCACGGATCAGGTGGCCACGGCGATGACCGAAATGTCGGCCACCGCGCAAGAAGTGGCGCGTCACGCCGCCGATGCTGCGCATGCTGCCGACGACGCCGACCAGTCCGCCCGGCAAGGCGAAAAAGTCATGCAAGGCACCATTGATCTCATCACCCGGATGCGCAGTGAAATCGCCAGCACTGCCACTGTCATTCATCGCCTGGAAACCGACAGCGGCCGCATCGGCAAAGTCCTGGAAGTGATTCGCGGGATTGCCGAACAGACCAACCTGCTAGCCCTCAACGCCGCCATCGAAGCCGCCCGCGCCGGGGAAGCCGGGCGCGGATTCGCCGTGGTGGCCGATGAGGTACGCAGCCTGGCCCAGCGCACGGCCGAGTCGATTATCGAGATCAACCAGATCATTCACATCGTGCAAACCGGCGCGGTGGAGGCGGCCCAAGCCATTGAAAGCGGTCAGTCACGTAGCGAGGAAAGCGTCGAGCAAGTGACCCTGGCCGGCGTCATGCTGGAACGGATCACCCAGGCCGTGGAAGCGATCCGCGACATGAACCGCCAGATCGCTACCGCGGCGGAAGAACAGACATCAGTGGCCGAGGACATTTCGCGCAACCTGACCGAAATCACCAGCATTGCCAGTACCAACCTGGACAACGTGCAGCGTACCGAAGCGGCCAGTCATCACCTGCATGAGCTGTCAGGGCAGTTGAATCAGGTGACGGACCGTTTGAGCGCGTGA
- a CDS encoding alpha/beta fold hydrolase has protein sequence MTLLDTHNHFGSQTPFSKAANQSITVDGVSFAYRDVGPKTGVPLVVFNHWGAVLDNFDPGIIDGLAKKRRVITTDYRGIGGSEGSAPLTVGEMADDAISLIRALGVDKADLLGFSLGGFVAQDIALKAPERVRRLILTGTGPAGGTGIDRVGPVSWPLMIKGLLTLRDPKFYLFFTSTANGRQAASAFLKRLKERQQDRDKGPTPRALLRQLKAIRAWGKQAPQDLARLRAPTLIVNGDSDIMVPTVNSVALSNRIPDAQLIIYPDAGHGGIFQHHADFVAKALAFLEA, from the coding sequence ATGACCCTCTTGGATACACACAATCACTTTGGCTCGCAGACGCCATTCAGCAAGGCCGCGAACCAGTCGATCACGGTTGACGGCGTCTCGTTCGCCTATCGTGACGTGGGCCCCAAGACCGGGGTCCCGCTGGTGGTGTTCAATCATTGGGGCGCGGTGCTGGACAACTTCGACCCTGGGATCATCGATGGGCTGGCAAAAAAACGCCGTGTCATCACCACCGACTACCGCGGTATCGGCGGTTCGGAAGGATCCGCGCCATTGACCGTCGGCGAAATGGCTGACGATGCAATCAGCCTGATTCGTGCCCTGGGTGTCGACAAGGCTGACCTGCTCGGTTTCTCACTTGGCGGATTCGTCGCTCAAGACATCGCCCTCAAGGCGCCCGAACGGGTGCGCCGACTGATCCTCACGGGAACCGGCCCAGCCGGGGGCACAGGCATTGACCGGGTAGGCCCGGTGTCCTGGCCATTGATGATCAAAGGCTTGCTGACGCTGCGGGATCCCAAGTTCTACCTGTTCTTTACTTCGACGGCCAACGGGCGCCAAGCCGCGTCCGCGTTTTTGAAACGCTTGAAAGAACGCCAGCAGGACCGGGACAAAGGCCCAACACCCCGTGCATTGTTGCGTCAGTTGAAAGCCATCAGGGCGTGGGGCAAACAGGCCCCGCAAGACCTTGCGCGCTTGCGGGCTCCGACACTGATCGTCAACGGAGACAGCGACATCATGGTGCCCACCGTGAATTCTGTTGCACTGTCGAACCGCATTCCCGACGCACAGCTGATCATTTACCCGGATGCCGGGCATGGCGGAATTTTCCAGCACCATGCCGATTTCGTGGCGAAGGCGTTGGCGTTCCTTGAAGCCTGA
- a CDS encoding NADP-dependent oxidoreductase: MKAFFIEGYGKQNGGIGEVPDPVPGAHDVLVQVHAASVNPLDSKIRTGEFKLILPYSFPLILGNDLAGTVVRTGSSVTLFKPGDEVYARPPDNRIGTFAQLIAVNEDALALKPSRLDMAEAASIPLAALTAWQALVETAGLKKGQKVLIHAGSGGVGTLAIQLAKHLGAFVATTTSTPNVEWVKALGADLVIDYKKQNFETQLQGYDVVLNSLGTDVLVKSLKVLKPGGQLISISGPPTALFAQQQRLSWGLRQVMRLLSWGVRRKARKHGVSYTFLFMRANGAQLKEITTLIEAGAIKPVIDRSFAFESTAEALRYVEQGRSHGKVIVTLK, from the coding sequence ATGAAAGCATTTTTTATCGAGGGCTATGGCAAGCAGAACGGGGGTATCGGCGAAGTGCCCGACCCGGTACCCGGTGCCCACGATGTTTTGGTTCAAGTCCATGCCGCGAGCGTGAACCCGCTGGATTCGAAGATCAGGACGGGCGAATTCAAACTGATCCTGCCTTATTCTTTTCCCTTGATCCTCGGCAATGACCTGGCCGGGACCGTGGTTCGCACCGGCTCGTCGGTAACGCTATTCAAGCCGGGGGACGAGGTCTATGCGCGCCCTCCTGATAACCGGATCGGGACCTTTGCGCAGCTGATCGCCGTGAACGAGGACGCGCTCGCGCTGAAACCCTCCCGCCTCGACATGGCCGAAGCCGCGTCCATCCCCTTGGCCGCGCTGACGGCCTGGCAGGCACTCGTGGAAACTGCAGGATTGAAAAAAGGCCAGAAGGTGCTGATTCACGCCGGTTCCGGCGGTGTCGGAACCCTTGCTATCCAGCTTGCAAAACACCTTGGCGCCTTTGTTGCCACAACCACCAGCACGCCGAATGTCGAGTGGGTAAAAGCGCTCGGGGCGGATCTGGTCATCGATTACAAAAAGCAAAACTTTGAAACCCAATTGCAGGGTTATGACGTGGTCTTGAACAGCCTCGGTACCGATGTGCTGGTCAAATCACTCAAGGTGCTCAAGCCTGGCGGCCAGCTCATTTCCATTTCAGGGCCGCCGACCGCCCTGTTCGCCCAGCAGCAACGTTTGTCCTGGGGGTTGCGGCAAGTGATGCGTTTGCTGAGCTGGGGAGTCCGCAGAAAGGCTCGCAAGCACGGGGTCAGCTACACCTTTTTGTTCATGCGCGCGAACGGCGCTCAACTGAAGGAAATCACCACGCTCATCGAGGCAGGCGCCATCAAACCGGTCATCGACCGCTCCTTTGCCTTCGAATCAACGGCAGAGGCGTTGCGGTATGTCGAACAAGGCAGATCCCACGGAAAAGTCATCGTAACCCTCAAATGA
- a CDS encoding glucose 1-dehydrogenase codes for MKLEGKIAVVTGASKGIGAGIAKALGAQGATVIINYASSQPDADAVVAHITEHGGSAFAIQADMSQAADVVRLFDTVRTKYGSLDILVNNAGVAVFQMIDDLTEEAFHTQFNLNVLGYLLAVREAVKLLGPTGSIINISSILSTDPYLASSVYAATKGAVDTLTFALARELGPRGIRVNSILPGHTNTPATDGNFAGELGEKLLAGTPLGRFGEPEDIAPLAVFLASEASHWVTGESIRASGGVRGVGY; via the coding sequence ATGAAACTCGAAGGAAAAATAGCGGTTGTCACTGGTGCGTCGAAAGGCATAGGCGCCGGAATCGCCAAAGCATTGGGTGCGCAGGGCGCAACGGTCATCATCAACTATGCCTCCAGCCAGCCTGACGCGGATGCTGTGGTGGCGCATATCACAGAGCACGGCGGCTCAGCTTTCGCCATACAGGCAGACATGAGCCAGGCAGCCGATGTTGTGCGCCTGTTTGACACGGTCCGGACGAAGTACGGCAGCCTGGATATTCTGGTCAACAATGCCGGCGTGGCAGTGTTCCAGATGATCGATGACCTGACAGAAGAGGCCTTCCATACGCAATTCAACCTGAATGTGCTGGGCTACCTGCTTGCGGTGCGTGAGGCCGTCAAACTGCTAGGACCGACAGGCAGCATCATCAATATCAGCTCGATTCTCAGCACCGATCCCTACCTGGCTTCGAGCGTGTATGCGGCGACCAAGGGCGCCGTCGATACCTTGACCTTCGCCCTGGCCAGAGAGCTGGGGCCGCGTGGAATCAGAGTCAACTCGATCCTGCCCGGGCATACAAACACGCCGGCTACTGACGGAAATTTTGCCGGCGAGTTGGGCGAAAAACTTCTCGCGGGCACTCCGTTGGGGCGCTTTGGAGAGCCTGAAGACATCGCACCGCTGGCAGTGTTTTTGGCGTCCGAAGCGTCGCACTGGGTCACAGGCGAATCGATCCGTGCGTCAGGCGGTGTGCGCGGCGTTGGTTACTAA
- a CDS encoding SDR family NAD(P)-dependent oxidoreductase has translation MTSRPTVLITGASTGIGAVYAERFAQRGHDLVLVARDHVRLQTLATRLRDAFDVSIEVLQADLTQLSDLAIVEARLRDDASIGILINNAGAAQAGHFIEQSTDSVAHLVALNTTALVRLASAVAPRLAKAGSGAIINIGSVVGLAPEFGMSVYGATKAFVLFLSQGLSLELSPQGVYVQAVLPAATRTEIWDRAGIDINTLNDVMEVGDLVDAALVGFDRREAVTIPPLQEGERWDALQTARQGLLSQIRQSAVAQRYLTQA, from the coding sequence ATGACTTCTCGCCCCACCGTTCTCATCACTGGCGCTTCCACCGGCATCGGCGCTGTTTACGCCGAGCGTTTCGCCCAACGCGGGCATGATCTGGTGTTGGTCGCCCGCGACCACGTACGCCTGCAAACGCTCGCCACCCGGTTGCGGGATGCCTTTGACGTCAGCATTGAAGTGCTGCAAGCGGACCTGACCCAACTCAGCGATCTGGCAATCGTCGAAGCGCGCCTGCGCGATGACGCCAGCATCGGGATCCTGATCAATAACGCCGGCGCCGCGCAGGCCGGCCATTTCATTGAGCAGAGCACCGACAGCGTTGCGCATCTGGTAGCCCTCAATACCACCGCGCTGGTGCGCCTCGCCAGTGCTGTCGCTCCACGTCTGGCGAAAGCAGGCAGCGGCGCTATCATCAATATTGGCTCGGTGGTGGGTCTGGCTCCGGAGTTCGGCATGTCGGTCTATGGGGCGACCAAGGCGTTTGTACTGTTCCTTTCACAAGGTCTCAGCCTGGAGCTTTCGCCCCAAGGTGTTTATGTACAAGCCGTGCTGCCCGCCGCCACCCGCACTGAGATCTGGGATCGTGCCGGCATCGATATCAACACCTTGAACGACGTCATGGAGGTGGGTGATTTGGTGGATGCCGCGCTGGTCGGCTTCGACCGTCGCGAGGCGGTGACCATTCCGCCTCTGCAGGAAGGCGAGCGCTGGGATGCCCTGCAAACAGCACGGCAAGGGCTGTTGTCGCAGATCAGACAGTCCGCTGTTGCGCAACGCTATCTGACTCAAGCCTGA
- a CDS encoding epoxide hydrolase family protein: protein MPVRPYTLAVSDAQLNDLQQRLRHSRFPDALKPDSWEEGSNPAFLQRLHEHWCNHFDWRAHEQRINRLPQFMAQVDGQAIHFLHQRGKGPKPMPLVITHGWPGSFLEMEQMLPLLTDPAAHGGDAADAFDVVVPSLPGYGCSPAPTQAGMSSRQIAALWKALMGQLGYDRFGAQGGDIGAGVSMWLARDHQPQIIGAHLNYIPGSYRPPLGADQKALSEQEEDFLARSTHFAASEGAYAALHSTKPQTLAFALADSPLGLAAWIVEKFHAWVDHPDDLEQVVSFDTLLTDIALYWFSGSVHASLRLYKENRQNPLTFKPGERVGPPLGVSLFPKELPMPPRSWVERVFDVRHWEQVAHGGHFAALEQPQILAREIRAFFSPLRGGAGF from the coding sequence ATGCCCGTTCGTCCTTATACCTTGGCCGTGAGCGATGCTCAGTTGAACGACCTTCAGCAGCGGCTACGCCATTCGCGTTTCCCCGACGCTTTGAAACCAGACAGCTGGGAAGAGGGCAGCAACCCGGCTTTTCTTCAGCGTCTCCATGAGCATTGGTGCAATCACTTTGATTGGCGAGCGCATGAGCAGCGGATCAACCGGTTGCCGCAGTTCATGGCGCAGGTCGATGGCCAGGCCATTCACTTCTTGCATCAGCGCGGGAAGGGCCCCAAGCCCATGCCTCTGGTTATTACTCACGGCTGGCCGGGCTCATTTCTGGAAATGGAACAGATGCTCCCTCTGCTGACGGACCCTGCAGCACACGGTGGCGATGCCGCTGATGCGTTTGATGTGGTAGTGCCGTCTCTTCCAGGCTACGGCTGCTCGCCTGCACCGACACAGGCCGGAATGAGCTCAAGACAGATTGCGGCCCTATGGAAAGCACTCATGGGGCAGCTGGGGTATGACCGTTTTGGCGCCCAAGGAGGGGATATCGGCGCTGGCGTTTCAATGTGGCTCGCCCGTGATCACCAACCACAGATTATCGGCGCTCATCTCAATTACATTCCAGGGAGTTATCGGCCACCGCTGGGCGCCGACCAAAAGGCCTTGAGCGAGCAAGAAGAGGATTTCCTGGCCCGGAGCACACACTTTGCCGCGTCAGAAGGGGCCTATGCGGCATTGCACAGCACAAAACCTCAGACACTGGCGTTCGCCTTGGCAGACTCGCCACTCGGGCTTGCAGCATGGATAGTCGAAAAGTTTCATGCGTGGGTTGATCATCCCGATGACCTGGAACAGGTCGTGTCGTTCGACACGCTTCTCACCGACATTGCCCTGTACTGGTTTAGCGGGAGCGTGCACGCAAGCCTGCGGCTCTACAAGGAGAATCGGCAAAATCCACTGACCTTCAAACCGGGGGAGCGAGTCGGCCCGCCACTGGGTGTGTCCCTGTTCCCCAAAGAATTGCCCATGCCTCCGCGCAGTTGGGTCGAACGTGTATTTGACGTGCGTCACTGGGAACAGGTCGCCCATGGAGGTCATTTTGCTGCATTGGAGCAACCTCAGATCCTGGCCAGGGAAATAAGGGCGTTCTTCAGCCCTTTGCGTGGGGGCGCGGGGTTTTAA